The Gymnogyps californianus isolate 813 chromosome 3, ASM1813914v2, whole genome shotgun sequence genomic sequence CAAAAAGTCTCTTAGAACAAGTTAACTGGGAGACCCAGTAAATGCTGGGGCATGTTCTTTTCTCagtaaaatacaaacacatCGCTAAAACAGAACTTAGCTGCAGGTGCTTACTAGACGAGCATCTACGTGTTCATATTATACTAAAGTCCTAAATGCATCTTTCTAGGATTTAATAGCATCTTAACAATCTGTATCGTAAATACTGGAACTGTTAGAAGACAGCACGTTTCACATCTTACGCTTCTTAGACCTTCTTTTAAGTTTTGCACCAACTACTGGAACAGGGGCACAGCCTATCCTTTTTCGAAGCTTCCTCAGGTTGTCTTGATCCGCAAGGCCGTAAACAGCTGACTTCCAGGTCCCATCGTGTACACAAGAACCCTGGTGACATACCGTGAAACAGTAATTAATTCCGTATCTAAAGGTTTcgtgtattattttaataatgaccTTAGAATTATTACCTGTATTACAcattattacaattattacaTACGTGCATTATGATGACGTGCATTAAAGTACAGTGAAATGGGGCAGGTTGACCTTGGCTGaacgccaggtgcccaccaagccgctctaccactcccctcctcagcaggacagggaggggagaaaacaagatggaaaaaaaccctcgtgggtcAAGAGAAAGGCAGttcaataaagcaaaagcaaaggccgcacacggaagcaaaggaaaacaaacgatttattctctacttcccctcagcaggcgatgtccagccaccTCCCGGGAAGCAGGCcttcagtacgcgtagcggttgctccggaagacaagCGTCGTACTAACGaatgccccccacccctcctcctttctcttagctttcatggctgagcagacatcatatggtatggaaggtccctttggtcagtttgggtcagctgtcctggctgtgtcccctcccaggatcttgcccacccccagcctactgggtGAGCGGGgaggaatgttggagagacagccttgctgctgtgcgagcactgctcagcagcagcccaaACACTGccgtgttatcaacacctttctagctaccaagacaaagcacagcaccgtgagggctgctgtggggaaaattaactccatctcagccagacccaatgcAATCTCCACCCCTTGTTCCATACGATTTGCGCCATGCTCGGGTCCCCCATAATGTAATgccgctctctctctctctctcttccaacCGTCCCATTGTATTTAATTCgcattactgaaatcccttcttaccaacacttacaaCTTACACTACATACTTAAACCgtctttatacccaacatacacatttatacattctcattaactactatccCCTGTCCTTTAACAGACAGCTATTACTCTCCCGTTCCATGGGCTTCCTccactcctccagatgttcacaagaacaggctatgacttgggccccatctgtcaagatgggtgctcaggacaggagaagccGTACGTTCGATTGTGGGGCACCAACACCGGCCTGGTTTCGGTCATCgctgcattattttaataatgaccTTAGAATTATTACATACGTTACACATTGTTACAATTAGTACCTATATGTGTTCTGATTACATGCATTGAAGTATATCGAAacaacctcccccccccaaccaaaaaaacccaaacagccaAACACTAGGATTACGGGCAACCCACTCTGTATCTGTTCTACTTGACTTGTGCACGAATccttcccacagctctgcaaaaaCTAAGTATTTCTTGAAACAGCCTAACACAACAAACTTTAGGGAGACAGCCTACGCAAATGAACCTTACAAAAGGGTGCTCGCTTGGGATACTTGTAGCAGCTCCTAAAGAATCAAGTTCTGAGGCTCATCGTCAAAGAACTGCCAGCTTGTTCCTTGGTCTGAATTAATTAACGACAGTTATTCAACGGGCTACGGTGATGTTACACAGATACCTCCGAGTTTCCAAGAAGGTGTACACCAACCAACCTCAGGCCCAGATTGCACCCTCAGGAAACTTTCGACAGCAGTTAAGGTACCttgaagggaggagaaaacattCCTTGGCGTATACAGTCATGAGTTCACAAAGCCAGAGTACCCTCTGGTAGACTCCAATAGCAGGCCACTGACATTATTAGTTGAAAAGGCAGAGTCACGTCTTTATctcaaagtaaaacaaactaaGATTAAGTCCCACAGCTATTTTAGTTAGCAAGTACCAAATTTCTTACGTAAAGTACTTCAGTAAGGGTCACTAATATTATCTTTactcattacatttttcatttgtcttatCTAGTTAATGAGATAATGTAAATAAtcagtggggggggggaaaaggaaaagactatGAAGAGCCGTATTTAGTTTTCCTCCaagtttcaaaagaaaggaTGACGTAGGCTGTGAAAAACGAGACGGACTTACGGGTTTTGGTAGACCTTAACTACAAAgacaacccaaaccaaaacaaacccataaACCcgcaaaaaaccaaacccacacaAGCTATCCCAAACCACTTAATTTTAGCACAGCTTGTGTTTTGCAAAGAATGCTTAGTTGTGatcaacagcaaaacaataCAACTCctccaaattctgctttgttttgctttgctcagtGCCTTCTGAGATTGTACAACTGTACTTGTATGGGCAAATTTCAACATCGCAAGCAACTGCAGAGACAGGTGATAACACCATAAAGTCAAAATAGGAAGAGATAAAAGACATCTTTATTCAAAACGAGTATCAGGCATCAAATTATAACCCCGTGAACAACCAGATACTCATTTCcatgcctctcctctccctccaatCAGATCCAGATTGAGTTTTAGTCAACTGAAAGCTGATGATACGCTCCAGTGCAAAGCAATCCCACTTCGTAGCAGTTCTAATAGTACACAAAAGCAAACCATTTGGATACTCTTATCAGCCCTTCCAATTGAAAGTCAGACCTGATGAACAAAGTATCCTCATTTGAGATGAGGATCAAGTACTATTGGCATAGAATTAAATCGTCTCACCTCTTTTCTCAAATATATTTATCCTCGTTCAGCTACTGTCCAGCTGCTCTTAAACAAAAAGGCATCGCATGGCACTGCCTATCTGCTTACGCTCACGCAACAGCTCCTCAGAGCTTGCggtagaaaacaaaaacttaggAAACCTGATTACCCACCAATTTCCGATCCCTTTCCCGCAGCCTTCCTGTCGCCGCTGTCTCTTCCCTACAAGATTCTCCCTGCACAAGAGGCAGTGTGCTGAGGCTTGCCTAGGGACGTCCACGCGCTGGCTCAACAGCCCGCTGCTGACAACTGAAGGTTCTGTTCTCTCAGTGAGCAACACTACCTTGAATCCCTCCTCCACCTAATCACCAATTCTCTCCGGTCTGATGGGAATACGATTGACTTTCAAGGTTTTAGCTACCGCATTTGGTTGAAACAGGTCAGCTGGTAAAGGCAGGCAAAAagagagactgagagagctTCCACATAAGCACTGCTGCTTTAGGAAATGGGATGagagctgtcctggtttcggctaggacagagttaattttcttcctagtagctggtatagtgctgtgttttggatttagtaggaaaagaatgttgataacacaccgatgtttttagttgttgctaagtagtgtttatactaagtcaaggatttttcagcttctcgtgcccagccagcaagaaggctggaggggcacaagaagctgggaggggacaccatcaggacagctgacccaaactggccaaagagctattccataccatatgacatcatgcccagtatataaactggggggagttaactgggaggggggatcgcggctcgggaactaactgggcatcggtcaacgagtggtgagcaattgcattgtgcaccacttactttgtatagtttaattcttttagtattgctattgtcatattattattattatcattatcattgtttttcattcctttctgtcctattaaactgtctttatctcaactcacgagttttttttcctgattctctcccccatcccaggggtggggggcagtgagcaagcggctgcgtggtgcttagctgccggctggggttaaaccacgacagagcATAATCcgcatttctttttcagcataaGGTCACACTTAAATACCGTCACCTTTCAGCTTGTCTCTGGTGTACAGTACTCCCATATCGGCTGGTATAGAGTCAAAGCCACAGCTTCCAATGACATACACTCCCTTTTCCGCAGCTGTTCCGTCGTATTGCAGGTACATTCCTTCCAGAAACTAGAACACAGTCAGAACAACTATTTTAAGCAGACCTCCAGATTTGGCCACAGCCAGTATTAGCCATCAGCGCTTTACTGTCGTATCCTAGCACCCTACATACCTCAAACCACTTACAAGCATCTTTAAGACAGATACCTATTATTCCTGGTTTATGGTATGAAACCGTCACAGCAGTGCAAAGAAATGTCATCTACACAAAATTCCTACGTAGAATCACAACCGAGACTTGAAGCAGCGCTCAAAAATTTTGCATCTCCAGACAGAACCCGAGAGGCTCTTGTCTAAAAGTAAGAGAACTATACAACCGATACACATTGATGTACTTTAAAATGGTTAATGCAGCTTAAAACTGTAGCTCAGGAGGCACCGTTTGTCTTTGTGTTCAAAAACGTCAGCAGAAACATGGAACACGCTAAACAAACGCTCCTTCAGCAGATCCTCGATACAAAGGAGCCTTTTTCTACTGTCACATACCCGGGGTTCTCCACTGACGTCAATGCAGCTGGCACTATTTTCAACACAAGCTTCTACCACAGGCTCTCCAAAGAATCTGGACTATACAAGGAAAGAACACCacaaggaacaaaataaaacccacccACCACAACTCCCCCAACCTGCTCTATCTAACCTATGCATgcacaataaaagcaaacacttgCTGTTTTGGCCCAACCCAAAACTCCTCCCCACTTCACAGTCACTTTCTTAGGCTGCCTGGGAAAGACttaacaaaccaaacccaacccaacccaacccaaccccaACCCTGCTGTATTCTTTCAGTGAGAACTGCCCGTGAATCACGCCACCAGAAATCCTGGTGGGACATCTTCAGGCGACGACAGTACACGGCTGTACTTTCGGCTCCACTTCAAAAAGCTACGTTTCATCTGGACGGCTCCTGAAATTCCGCAGCCCAGCGGCAGGTTTCCCGGTAGCCGTcgcagctctccctgccccggggagcAGGGAGCCCAGCCGCACGCAGCCGAGGAGCGGCGGCGGAGGGGCAGACGCCGGCCCGGGCTCTGCCGGGAGCCGCGCCCGGCGGACGCCGGGGGAGCACCGCCCGGATCACCGCACTCACCGGGCCCACGCAGTTGAGCACCAGCCGGGTCTGCCTCGCCGTGGCGGCCAGCGAGGCCGCGTCGCCCACACCGCACAGCAGCACGCCGACCTCCGCCCCGAGCGCCGCCTTCCCTGCGCACCGGAGACCGCCGTCACCGacgccgcccgccgcgccgaCGGGcgcgtcccgtcccgtcccatCCCGTCCCGTCCCTCCCCGGGCCGAGCCGCCgcagccgcagccgccgccgccgtcgccgccgccgccgccgccgcctccccggcgCAGCCCCGACAGCCAGGCGCTTGCCCCGCTTCGCCCCTCAGCGCTTCCCCTCACACCCGCCCGCGGGCGGCTCCCAACGGACGGGGCGGGACATCGGGGCCGCACGGGCCCCGCCGTCCCCGGACCGCGGCGCCGCGCCACACGACCCCCAGCCGCGGCCCGTACCCAGCCTCTCGGCCGCCCGCTCCAGCACCGCCTGCAGCTTCTCCCGACGCCGCCCGGCCACGGCCCAGCGCAGGGCGCCGCGcagctccccgccgcccgccgcccgcgccaCCTCCTCCACCACGAACTGGCCGGTGAAGCCCGAGGCCCCGAACACCACCAGCTCGTAGGGCCGCTCgggcgccccggccccgccgccgccggccgccgtGGGGAGGGGGCGCCGCCATGCTGCCGGTCATGGTCATATTGACAAACCCTCCTCTTTGGGcttgctcttctctcctttttcagcCCCGCTCACTACCTGCAAGCTAGTACGGATGAAAGTCAACGTACCTTAGGAGAACCGTACGCAGTCGGCTGATCTTTATAAtaacccaggaaaaaaagacaaaactattCCTTAAACTCCCAGAAACAACTACTCCGCTTTTATTTCACTAGGGGCGCTAAGGCTTTGAAAGCAAGACCACCACAAAGTAACAGCGCCtatccctgtcctggtttcggctgggacagagttcaCTTTCTGCTTTGCCGGATAATAAAGATGCTGAATGTGATGCAgcagagggagatggagaggtTTTTGTATCTCAGAGTAACTTTCAAAGCTTTTCGAAGTTCTACtgatacaacaaaaaaaagcctctgcACAGCAACagaatttaatgtatttatcctTCCCCAAAATCATGAAGCCTACCTTTCCAATATTTCTGAGACTCAAGGCTTCCATTCCCTACAAATACGTACCCAGAACGTTCCACCATTACCATGAGAAATTGATTCAGTAAGTGTGGTGATTTCAGTCCTTCTATGCCTGGGAGATCGCTGATTGCCTTCTTGCGTCTCTACAGCAACTAAGCCGACAGCCTTCTTGGGTGGCCCCTTCTCAACAGCTGTCTTCCCCCTCAGGTCGCGTACACGGGCTTCCAGCTTCAAGGggggttcaccatcccacttccttatgtcctccccctgctcacgcaggaagaaccagagtgcgCCACGCAGCATGCGCCTGGGGCTCCCTCTCCCTGTgcccggggcaggaggggactgacttcttggggcgCCCCTGACAGCCAAGGCGCTGGCCCGGAGGGATGAGGAgggacagagattttcttcaaagttttggagccaagaCGACACtctctccacagttggtgtacCCATAGCCGGGCGATACCtcgctgccaagctgttagaatatgaCGCTGGggcactttgaatcaccttcctccacatggcccgtgtgcacaggacatcctctggatctCTGGAGACCTCACTGTCGTCTAGATCgctgtagatgacttccagcaccGCTCATTCTCTCAGGTActggatgccttcatctgcggtagtccactttcctggggagttcACAAGATCTTCCCTGAAGGGATGGGtatcttgccctcacacttgagaggagccgtctccagagactgcaacttgctgcctcctttccaattcctctctcaatccCCCGGTTTCTAGCgagggatcccagctgctgggctcccctaCCTTCCAATTGCTGACTGCCGGCCCTGTTACCCCAGCAccggagcagccaggcagcaatccgctcacctggctggcaGCTCTCATCTTGCCGCATGTCTCGAAGTTCTGATGAGGTCAGGGACCAGGTAGTTTCCGCTTCCTGTCTGAATTCTctcactccttcctcccatttctttctcaaaggaCCTTTTTTCAAAGCTTCCTCAGGTTGTCTTGATCTGCAAGGCCACAAACACATACTTCGACGTCTAATAGCAGAAGGCATGATTACTGAAATAGTCAAAGCTATCTGAACAGGCACACACAACGTGcatttggaaattatttctttgagaCTAAGCGGTTGACCCTAGATTACTATTCCACCACTACCGTAAGAAATTTATTCAATAATTGTGATGGAAAACAGTCAGTTACCTGTTTCTGGGTTGGTCCTTTCTTTGTGAAGCgtccagcagagaaaaattcCGGGTACTATATAAcaagaggggaaaggggaaaaaaaaaaaggggggggggacacacacacacagcaaaaaaccccccacaacaGTAaaccagaggggaaaaaaatctccagacACTTaattcttttgtgttttgaacACTTACTTTTGTCAGAAGTTTTCTTCCAAAGCTAAACTTcacaagaagaagaaataaaatgccagcAAACATCAGCTTGACAACGGAGCCAAGACCACCTATGTTCCCATAAGCGCCATACTGCACCTGAggcaaaaacatcttttcagtaATAGAACTTACATTAAGATTTTTGCATCAattcatttgtaaaaataaagctacCCTCAAATTAGGATGCAATTGTCTGATACAATAGATAGCTGATGAAATAGGGCCTTAAGCGATTGCCTTAGTTCTACACAACTCTCCGAGTAACGCTTCACTTTATAATTCATTATGAGAAGACAATACAACTACAGAACGGCGAGGGAGCGAGCATGGCaaacaagagaggaaaactTTACAGAAAGATGTGTTTTGGTATCTGATTTCAGGCTTCTTTCCCAACATCTTCCTTTCCTCCGCTTTGTGCTTTAGTTTAAGAGAAACTGAGGCCTTACTTTAGAGTTCTGGAATAGCAACGGCAAGCCTCTCTCATTAGTAGTTTCCAAGGCTATCTTTAGAGAGCTCTCTCACCTTCATCCCTTAACTGATGCCTGTGATTCTGCACAGCTGTTACACAGATTGTCggtgctgctctcctctcaGGAAaccatggaaaacaaaaactaaacatcttttccaccaccaccaccactgcacACTGCCTTTACTCTGCACACCAGAGACCCAAGCGACAAAGAAGTCTCCAGATAGAAATGAGCAGCGTATGAATTCTTCATCAGAACGTTTACTACATCATACTGACCTGACTGTAGTTACACAGACTACAATGATGATGCTTTTCGAAGCTCTGCtgatacaacaaaaaaaagcctctgcACAGCAACAGTGGCAATCAAAGGATTTCACCTCTGCTGTACTTCTATGGGTCAATGGTGCCTTCATTCCTTCTTTTAAGAGATTGTTTAGAGTTGTTTCTGAATGGAATGTATATacagcttcttaaaaaataaaagggtggGATCTGCAGGTGTCATAGGCTGCCATCTGTTGTTTTGTAATCTCCCAATTTAGAAATAAGCAAAAGAGGTGGGAATAACTTtgttcatttattatttttatttggctgaatatatatttgtttGAATATGCATATTACATATGTGTacgtatacatatatattaagaTGGTCCGCACTTGAGTCACAACAAAGAACCTGTCCAGACAGGTTCTTTAGACCTTCTGACTGGATGCATTAAACATTGGACATCTGAAGGTAATAGTTCTTACGTTGTTTTCGTGTTCTATATCTTTTCGCTTGAAATTGttgattcatttcttttttgttttctttttttaaagagcaggcAAGTTCTGCTGCTAATTTACGGTTTGTTCTTGAGTGGACATGGAACAAAGTGATCTATACAAAAGATGAATTTGACCAAATATGTGAGTACTAGCGCAGTCGTGCTGCAAACGTAAAGTCGTTCTTTCTAATTGAGCTTATTCAGTAATCTGCCGCTATATGAGATTGCACGCGGTTCTTGAAGTGTACTTTGAAACTCTGAAATTGCTCTGGAGGCTAACGATTTAATATTTGTTCTTGAAAAGGTGTTCCGCTGTTTGATGGCTCTTGCAACTTCGTTGACCCGCAGGCATTACAGTCTCTTCAGCACTGCCAGTTGCTTTTGAGCAGCCTTCGCACAGTCTTAAACTGTCTTCCAAGAGAAGCACAAGAGCTTACTGAAAAAGGTTTGCAATAGTATTCCTAAATCTTGGGTATGTTTTGTAAAGATTTGGATTTATGCTTGGGTTGTAACGGTGGAAACATGAGCTTGTGTTGGTTTGGGGGATTGGAAGCCAGTCCAATTTAGCTGGGAGAAGGGGCTTAAAGCTGAGGAGTTGGGACTACCGCTTCATATGCCTTGAGTTCAGGGCAATAGTGTGTTGTGGAGTTCATGCAAGTGGGTAGGGGAGGCTACATTCAGCAAGAAGCTGTGTAAGCAAGTGGGCTGAAATTGCAGCACCTGCATGTGGCAATGctgaaaattcttctttttaattcttagcTAGCAATTTATAGTTGCAGGCAAATGTTGTATTGCAAATTGctaaaaaatataaaggaagcATAAATGAGTAACGTGTCAAGTAAGTTACTTGAGTTTCTATAGCTTTTTCTATTCTCAATTGTTGTTGGCctattgaggggaaaaaagaatatcCCTTTGCTAGAGCAAAAATCTCTGCGACGTGTAAAACAGATGTCTTATTCATGCGTGTATTTAATAGTTcgggctttattttttttattttagcctttAGCGAATCTGGTTCTTTGTAGgggttgctttttgttttggtggtgattgtggttttttccttcccataaGAAAGTGATACGgagtgaaaaatgcaaagacaaagaTTTCTGCCgtgttatttttatactttctcTTGAGGATGATGAAGGGAGttttgtgaaaaggaaagacattgCATAACAAAAATCATCTCACgctttttttcaggtttaacAGACTTGACAAATAAGCAGGTGGTAACTAGCCTCCTTTCTGTGTATGCACAAGTGGTCGTCTGGTTCTGTCGATCCAGTCTCCTTCCAGAGGGTTTAGGTAAGCATCAACTGTAATACATTTGCAACAAGGAGAGTGTCCAGTAAGTGATTCCTATGAATGCAAGCTTAGCCCTGTTCTTGTCAACGTGTCGTCAATAACAAGTCGTGTGGGTTCAGTGACAGCGTGTGCTGAAGTTCTCCTGGTGAAACTGAGATTGTAGTGGTTTTTCAAATACATAGTGTAGAATAATGCAAGCAGTTTCTTTCCTGGATGGTTTTTAGAGAGAGCAATATGCCTCTGACTTCAAGGAGTTGCTCGTGTCCACAGCTTGAAAGACTTGGGATTTTAAACAAAGTACTGTTAAACAGCAAATACTGGAACGCCTGTTTTTATGGTAAAAGCATTACCTGCATGTTTTgaactgtttctttatttcttgcttgaggaaaaaatacacctTGGAAATCCTTCTTTATTTGGATGCATTATAGATTCTGTTGTCAGCCTTAGTTGTCTCACAAATGCTCACATGACACGTTTAAAAGACCATTCCCTTtgagagttgtttttttttatagtgaACTTCAGCTTACGCTACACGTTCTGAATGCTACATCACCTGTAAACTTGAAATGGCACTCGAGACAAGAAGGAATTGAGTCTTGGGTCTTGCATCTCTTTtagcaaaggcagaaacaagATTGGCTTCTTTCAAAGTTGGAGGCTTGCCTGTGCTTCTCGACGCTTAGCGTGCACAATCGTCTgtctttttagttaaaaattttagtttaaaaatgtggTATTGCTTCTTTAacttgcttttactttattGCCTGTAGACGATGATACACATTTGTCTAGACCTTTCTACAATTATCCTCTGATTCAGAGCTACTATACTGGTCATCGACAGAAACTTGAGCGTTTATCAAGGTAAGCTGTACAGCAAAACTCTAGAACACTTCCACTGCAACTTCACCAGTGGAAGTGAACGGCTCTTCTATCAACAGTTGTATTTGCTATGCTTAATGCATTTGCGGGCACTACTCCTTGACTTCAGTGATGCATGCGTCCTGTTGAAGGCAGAGGTTACTTTGCGTGTGTTACAATGTTTATAAATACCTCTGCGTAGTACCATTTGCTGGTATCGTCGGGTTTTTTGTGGCATACTTAATTCACTGGCTCATCTGTATCATTTGTCACTACGGAAAAAGGTCATGCGATCAGGAGAGGATCAGTCCTCTCCGGTTCAGCAAAGCACGCCGTTCACAGCACAATTGTTTTGGACACAGaagaaagtatgttttaaaaaaaaccccatctctCTTATTGGCTAGTCATAGCTGGTGATAATTGTATTGGCCTAAATCTCCTACTCACAAGTACATTTGTGTAATTTAATAAGACAGTCAGAGTTACACGGAGTTGGCACACCTAGCACTCTCCTGGCGACTGGATAAAAGTCACCTGCTAATGTAAACTCTCTTTCCTGGACTAGCTTGCTAGCATATAGGTGATATGCCTTGGATTGGGTGATCAcagattttcctttggaaattgTACTGAAAACTAATTAAAGAGCTAAAGAAGCTTAGGCTGTGGCACTGTGAACAAGATGCTGCCAGATGAGTTAAGGTGGAAGCTGCAGTGTAGTAGGTATTGACTTTCAAGTTCATCTTACTTAGCTTACTTCTCAAGTAACTCACGTACAGGCTCATGTGTTCCTTAGAAGCATACAACCCCTCGTGTGCTTCTTCTGCTTTCTATCATTGGGAAATTGAAGGGTGGCGTCGCAGGCAGCAGAAGACTGTGAGGGACTTTtgaagaatgtaatttttgaaAGTTCAGCCGTCTGTGATTGTAGTGGTGTGTgtatagaaacagaaatgctgcttaAGATGATACTAAAATTTACCTGTATGCTCAGCTCTCTGCACATAACTTTTTTTCAGGAACAGCA encodes the following:
- the LOC127014087 gene encoding saccharopine dehydrogenase-like oxidoreductase, translated to MRQDESCQPAWRRPLPTAAGGGGAGAPERPYELVVFGASGFTGQFVVEEVARAAGGGELRGALRWAVAGRRREKLQAVLERAAERLGKAALGAEVGVLLCGVGDAASLAATARQTRLVLNCVGPSRFFGEPVVEACVENSASCIDVSGEPRFLEGMYLQYDGTAAEKGVYVIGSCGFDSIPADMGVLYTRDKLKGTLTAVESFLRVQSGPEGSCVHDGTWKSAVYGLADQDNLRKLRKRIGCAPVPVVGAKLKRRGLVFYDQELKEYSVPFMGSDVSVVKRSQRYLHTELQETPVQYGAYGNIGGLGSVVKLMFAGILFLLLVKFSFGRKLLTKYPEFFSAGRFTKKGPTQKQTSKYVFVALQIKTT